The following are from one region of the Methanoculleus caldifontis genome:
- a CDS encoding ScpA family protein, translated as MDEEPVEILAGMAERGEVDPWNIDIVDVTDRFLAELDRRKELDLRVSGRTLFYAACLLRLKSDYLDGWDGDGDEESLSEEEEDAFSCTDFDFEPGDGGCEPMGRLEREIQRRLGRKSLRKRPPVTLYELIKQLKTAEKEQRRRQRRRTPTVREPDLDLSAGDVVAVAHDEGYRDSVSVVMGEFRRAMQGGGVLTLDALSAAMGRSRREVYIPLLFLMLEGKLALWQDEFFGEIYIGDRVPGGDAGFDAGAGGAPLPAGEP; from the coding sequence ATGGATGAGGAGCCCGTCGAGATCCTGGCCGGCATGGCCGAGCGGGGGGAAGTCGATCCCTGGAACATCGATATCGTGGATGTGACGGACCGGTTCCTCGCCGAACTCGACCGGAGGAAGGAACTCGACCTGCGCGTATCGGGGCGGACGCTCTTTTATGCCGCCTGCCTGCTGCGGTTGAAGTCGGACTACCTCGATGGGTGGGACGGTGACGGGGATGAGGAATCTCTCTCTGAGGAGGAGGAAGACGCATTCTCCTGCACCGACTTCGACTTTGAGCCCGGGGACGGCGGATGCGAGCCGATGGGGCGCCTGGAGCGGGAGATCCAGCGCCGCCTGGGGAGAAAGAGCCTGCGCAAGCGGCCGCCGGTCACGCTTTATGAGCTCATCAAGCAGCTCAAGACCGCGGAGAAGGAGCAGCGCCGCCGGCAGCGGAGGCGGACGCCCACGGTCCGGGAGCCGGACCTCGATCTCAGCGCCGGCGATGTGGTGGCGGTCGCGCACGACGAGGGCTACCGGGACTCGGTATCCGTCGTGATGGGGGAGTTCCGGCGCGCCATGCAGGGCGGCGGCGTCCTGACGCTCGACGCTCTCTCCGCGGCGATGGGGCGGAGCCGGCGCGAGGTGTATATTCCGCTCCTCTTTCTGATGCTGGAGGGGAAACTTGCTCTCTGGCAGGACGAGTTCTTCGGCGAGATCTACATCGGCGACCGGGTTCCCGGCGGGGATGCAGGTTTTGATGCAGGTGCGGGGGGCGCCCCGCTCCCTGCGGGCGAGCCATAG